In Brassica rapa cultivar Chiifu-401-42 chromosome A06, CAAS_Brap_v3.01, whole genome shotgun sequence, a single window of DNA contains:
- the LOC103872504 gene encoding glutathione S-transferase U24, with amino-acid sequence MAEEVILLDFWASMFGMRTRIALEEKKVKFDYREQDLWNKGSLLLEMNPIHKKIPVLIHNGKPVCESLIQVEYIDETWPGENPLLPSDPYQRAQAKFWADFIDKKVNVTARRIWAIKGEEKEASKELIEIFKTLESELGDKHYFGGETFGYVDIALIGFYSWFGVYNKFGNMSIETECPTLTAWAQRCLKRESVAKTLPESEKVTAFISQRLGLE; translated from the exons ATGGCAGAGGAGGTGATACTTCTGGACTTCTGGGCGAGTATGTTTGGGATGAGGACGAGGATCGCTCTGGAGGAGAAAAAAGTCAAGTTCGATTATAGAGAACAAGATTTATGGAATAAAGGCTCCTTGCTCCTCGAGATGAACCCGATTCATAAGAAAATACCGGTTCTTATCCACAATGGTAAACCGGTCTGTGAGTCTCTCATCCAGGTCGAGTACATCGATGAGACTTGGCCCGGTGAAAACCCACTCCTTCCTTCTGATCCTTACCAAAGAGCTCAGGCCAAGTTTTGGGCAGATTTCATCGACAAAAAG GTGAATGTTACGGCGAGGAGGATTTGGGCGATAAAAGGTGAGGAGAAGGAAGCATCCAAGGAGTTAATCGAGATATTCAAGACGCTTGAATCAGAGCTTGGAGACAAGCATTACTTTGGAGGCGAGACGTTCGGGTATGTGGATATAGCTCTCATCGGGTTCTACAGCTGGTTTGGAGTCTACAacaagtttgggaatatgagTATTGAAACAGAGTGTCCAACGTTGACTGCGTGGGCCCAAAGGTGTTTGAAGAGAGAGAGCGTCGCTAAAACCCTGCCTGAGTCGGAGAAGGTCACTGCGTTCATTTCCCAGCGTCTTGGCCTCGAGTAG
- the LOC103872505 gene encoding glutathione S-transferase U25: MADEVILLDYWPSAFGMRTRIALEEKNIKFEHREQDLFNKSQILLEMNPVHKKIPVLIHNGKPVCESLIQVEYIDETWPGGNSLLPSDPYQRAQAKFWGDFIDKKVSGPTWVLWGGKGEEQEAGKKEFIEVLKTLETELGDKAYFGGETFGYVDIALIGFYCWFDAYEKFANFSIEAECPKVIAWAKRCLKRESVAKSLPDPDKITKYVPELKKRLGME, encoded by the exons ATGGCAGACGAAGTGATTCTTCTGGATTACTGGCCGAGTGCGTTCGGGATGAGGACGAGGATTGCTCTTGAGGAGAAAAACATCAAATTTGAGCACAGAGAACAAGATCTATTCAACAAAAGCCAGATTCTCCTCGAGATGAACCCGGTTCATAAGAAAATCCCGGTTCTCATCCACAATGGTAAACCGGTTTGTGAATCTCTCATCCAGGTCGAGTACATCGACGAGACTTGGCCAGGGGGAAACTCACTCCTTCCCTCTGATCCTTACCAAAGAGCTCAGGCCAAGTTTTGGGGAGACTTCATTGACAAGAAG GTGTCTGGTCCGACGTGGGTTCTGTGGGGAGGGAaaggcgaggagcaagaagcGGGGAAGAAGGAGTTCATCGAGGTGCTGAAGACGCTAGAGACCGAGCTTGGAGACAAGGCTTACTTTGGAGGCGAAACGTTCGGTTATGTTGATATAGCCTTGATCGGGTTCTACTGCTGGTTTGACGCATATGAGAAATTTGCGAACTTCAGCATCGAAGCGGAGTGTCCAAAGGTGATTGCTTGGGCTAAAAGGTGTCTGAAAAGAGAGAGTGTGGCTAAGTCTCTTCCTGATCCAGACAAGATCACTAAGTACGTTCCTGAGCTTAAGAAAAGACTTGGTATGGAATAG